A region from the Coffea eugenioides isolate CCC68of chromosome 9, Ceug_1.0, whole genome shotgun sequence genome encodes:
- the LOC113783236 gene encoding L-cysteine desulfhydrase-like, protein MEDPQANGDHNHNHIPKKLKLSSPSSFISDSEIRQEFAHHQLGIARINNGSFGSCPASIIAAQKRWQLRFLQQPDDFFFNHLQNGILRSRTLITSLINADHVDEVSIVDNATTAAAIVLQHVGWAFAEGRFQKGDAVVMLHCAFQAVKKSIEAYVTRAGGSVIVVQLPFPIHSDQEIIAEFRKGLAMGKAHGRKVRLAIIDHITSMPCVVIPVRELVQICREEGVEQVFVDAAHAIGSVHVDVKEIGADFYVSNLHKWFFCPPSVAFLYCRKSPIALDLHHPVVSHEYGNGLAIESAWIGTRDYSSQLVVPDVLDFVNRFEGGIAGIRKRNHDAVVRMGELLARAWGTHLGSPPEMCPSMAMVGLPSSLRISSDDDALKLRTHLRDHFEVEVPIYYQALKDGEIGGDNWDGRVAGYARISHQVYNTVDDYLKLRDAINQLVKDGVTCSDLP, encoded by the coding sequence ATGGAAGACCCCCAAGCCAACGGCGACCACAATCACAACCACATTCCTAAGAAACTCAAGTTGTCTTCTCCATCCTCATTCATATCTGACTCTGAAATACGGCAAGAGTTTGCCCACCACCAGCTGGGTATTGCTCGAATTAACAATGGTTCCTTTGGCAGCTGTCCAGCCTCCATCATCGCTGCTCAGAAGCGGTGGCAGCTCCGGTTCCTACAGCAACCCGACGACTTCTTCTTCAACCACCTCCAAAACGGCATCCTCCGCTCCCGCACCCTCATCACGTCCCTCATAAATGCTGACCACGTTGATGAGGTCTCCATCGTTGACAATGCCACCACTGCAGCTGCCATTGTCCTTCAACATGTTGGTTGGGCCTTTGCCGAGGGCCGCTTTCAGAAGGGTGATGCCGTTGTCATGCTCCACTGCGCCTTTCAGGCTGTCAAGAAGTCCATCGAGGCTTATGTCACCCGCGCCGGTGGCTCCGTCATTGTGGTCCAGCTTCCCTTTCCCATCCATTCTGACCAGGAAATCATTGCCGAGTTTCGCAAAGGCTTGGCCATGGGTAAGGCCCACGGTAGGAAAGTTAGGCTTGCCATTATTGATCACATTACGTCAATGCCCTGTGTCGTCATTCCCGTACGTGAATTGGTTCAGATTTGCCGAGAAGAAGGTGTGGAGCAGGTGTTTGTGGATGCTGCCCATGCCATTGGCAGCGTTCATGTTGATGTTAAAgaaattggggctgatttttaTGTCAGCAACTTGCACAAGTGGTTCTTTTGTCCGCCCTCCGTTGCTTTCTTGTACTGTAGAAAGTCCCCTATAGCccttgatttgcaccatcctGTAGTCTCCCATGAATATGGGAATGGCTTGGCAATAGAGAGTGCCTGGATTGGCACGCGAGACTACAGTTCTCAGCTGGTCGTTCCAGATGTCTTAGATTTCGTCAATAGATTTGAAGGTGGTATTGCTGGCATTAGAAAAAGGAACCATGATGCCGTTGTAAGAATGGGGGAATTGTTGGCCAGAGCGTGGGGCACTCATCTTGGATCTCCTCCTGAGATGTGTCCCAGCATGGCCATGGTTGGTTTGCCTTCGAGTTTGAGGATTTCAAGTGATGATGATGCATTAAAGTTGAGGACTCATTTGCGGGACCATTTTGAAGTAGAGGTCCCTATTTATTACCAGGCCCTGAAAGACGGGGAGATTGGAGGGGACAACTGGGATGGTAGAGTAGCTGGATATGCCCGTATTTCTCATCAAGTTTACAACACCGTGGATGATTATCTCAAGTTGAGAGATGCCATTAACCAGCTTGTCAAAGATGGAGTCACGTGCAGCGACCTGCCTTAA